In Myxococcota bacterium, a single window of DNA contains:
- a CDS encoding ankyrin repeat domain-containing protein: MSIRSRSIAWAVALALTALACRPTALEPVAPAQARHLSDAEAAEYLLASARAGDLELAQALVEAGASLEARTDRGYSPLILAAYHGHRELVGYFADVGVDPCGSDDAGNTALMGAVFKGHAVVARDLIDRGCDVNQENVAGRTALMFAALVGRGELIRELEARGAAREHRDRDGRTAADWAATQGTTLPRLDRPGPAAN; encoded by the coding sequence ATGTCCATTCGTTCCCGATCCATCGCCTGGGCCGTCGCACTGGCACTCACCGCGCTGGCCTGTCGCCCCACGGCCCTCGAGCCGGTGGCGCCTGCCCAAGCGCGTCACCTCTCCGACGCCGAAGCGGCCGAGTATCTGCTCGCGAGCGCGCGGGCCGGCGATCTCGAACTCGCGCAGGCGCTCGTCGAAGCCGGCGCCTCGCTCGAGGCGCGCACCGACCGCGGCTACAGCCCCCTGATCCTGGCCGCCTACCACGGCCACCGCGAACTCGTCGGCTACTTCGCCGACGTCGGCGTCGATCCCTGCGGCAGCGACGATGCCGGCAACACCGCTTTAATGGGCGCGGTCTTCAAGGGCCACGCGGTCGTCGCGCGCGATCTGATCGATCGCGGCTGCGACGTGAACCAGGAGAACGTCGCAGGGCGTACCGCGCTGATGTTCGCGGCGCTGGTCGGCCGCGGCGAACTCATTCGAGAGCTCGAGGCGCGCGGCGCCGCGCGTGAACACCGCGATCGCGACGGTCGCACCGCCGCCGATTGGGCGGCCACCCAGGGCACCACGCTGCCCCGTCTCGATCGCCCGGGGCCCGCCGCGAACTGA
- a CDS encoding Dps family protein, protein MDTAIVNALSRLLADSYTLYLKTHNYHWNVTGPMFTTLHTLFETEYSELALAVDEIAERIRAVGAPAPGTYREFAALSKIGEDADIPKATAMIENLVADQESVVAAARAVVEAAEAAGDQASADLGVRRIDVHEKNAWMLRSHLE, encoded by the coding sequence ATGGACACCGCGATCGTGAACGCATTGAGCCGGCTACTCGCCGACTCCTACACCCTCTATCTGAAGACCCACAACTATCACTGGAACGTGACCGGGCCGATGTTCACGACCCTGCACACGCTCTTCGAGACCGAGTACAGCGAGCTCGCGTTGGCGGTGGACGAGATCGCCGAGCGGATTCGCGCGGTCGGCGCGCCGGCGCCTGGCACCTACCGCGAGTTCGCGGCGCTCTCGAAGATCGGCGAGGACGCGGACATCCCGAAGGCGACCGCGATGATCGAGAACCTCGTGGCCGACCAGGAGAGCGTCGTGGCCGCAGCCCGCGCCGTCGTCGAAGCCGCCGAGGCAGCCGGCGATCAGGCCAGCGCCGACCTGGGCGTGCGCCGCATCGACGTCCACGAGAAGAACGCCTGGATGCTGCGCAGCCACCTGGAGTAG
- a CDS encoding PaaI family thioesterase produces MGHVLDEVVAGRAPTTAYAEALRLPRIEGWERGRAWTHWDVDPAYLTPWGAVFGGFLAALVDELAGTAALTVLDEGQTFGTVDLRVSPLRAVREGRVSIEARVVSEGRSAIHVEVELRRADGVLAVKGSAIQVLSRA; encoded by the coding sequence ATGGGACACGTCCTGGACGAGGTGGTCGCAGGGCGCGCCCCGACGACCGCGTACGCCGAGGCCCTGCGCCTGCCGCGCATCGAGGGCTGGGAGCGCGGTCGCGCCTGGACCCACTGGGACGTCGATCCCGCCTACCTGACGCCCTGGGGCGCGGTGTTCGGGGGCTTCCTGGCGGCGCTGGTCGACGAACTCGCCGGGACCGCTGCGCTTACGGTGCTCGACGAGGGCCAGACCTTCGGCACCGTCGACCTGCGGGTGTCGCCACTGCGGGCCGTCCGCGAGGGCCGGGTCTCGATCGAGGCGCGTGTGGTCTCGGAAGGCCGCTCGGCAATCCATGTCGAAGTGGAGCTACGCCGCGCCGACGGCGTGTTGGCGGTGAAGGGCTCGGCAATCCAGGTGCTCTCGCGCGCCTAA
- a CDS encoding catalase, with the protein MQVRSAIAALAACLLAGSAGAAGLTTDHGSPVGSNQDSKTAGPGGGVLLEDFHLIQKLARFDRERIPERVVHARGIGAHGVFESAGDFSEITKVSMLAAEGKRTPVFVRFSTVVHSKGSPETLRDPRGFALKFYTDEGNWDLVGNNLPVFFIRDAIKFPDMVHSLKPDPVTNKQDPNRFFDFFSHVPEATHMLTQLYSDLGVPANYRQMDGFGVHAFKFVNARGEVRYVKFNWKSEQGIATLDAEEAAEVASRDHQHATVDLYDAIRAENYPSWTLEAQVIAADELDGFAFDPLDATKIWPESEVPSVVLGRFTLNRVPENFFQFSEQSAFSPAVQPPGVEPSEDRLLQGRLFSYADTQRYRIGANYLDLPVNRPQAQVASNNQDGALNHSVRSGSVNYEPSLNSPLAENPRHRYGQTPVQGLTQQQRIAKERNYAQAGVLYRSMDRGARKRLVASIAGDLGQVENRLIRERIVGYLLKADRDYGRAVAKRVGVDPDAAELAATEVERARADAARLAQHR; encoded by the coding sequence ATGCAAGTCCGATCGGCCATCGCGGCTCTGGCCGCCTGCCTGCTGGCCGGCAGTGCCGGCGCGGCAGGACTCACCACCGACCACGGCTCCCCGGTCGGGTCCAACCAGGATTCGAAGACGGCGGGCCCCGGTGGCGGCGTCCTGCTCGAAGATTTTCACCTGATCCAGAAGCTCGCCCGCTTCGACCGAGAGCGGATCCCCGAGCGCGTGGTCCACGCGCGCGGCATCGGCGCCCACGGCGTCTTCGAGAGTGCCGGTGATTTCTCCGAGATCACCAAGGTCTCGATGCTCGCCGCAGAGGGGAAGCGAACGCCGGTCTTCGTGCGCTTCTCGACCGTCGTTCACTCGAAGGGCTCGCCCGAGACCCTGCGCGACCCGCGCGGGTTCGCGCTCAAGTTCTACACCGATGAGGGCAACTGGGACCTCGTGGGCAACAACCTGCCGGTCTTCTTCATCCGCGATGCGATCAAGTTCCCCGACATGGTCCACTCGCTGAAGCCCGATCCGGTGACGAACAAGCAGGATCCGAACCGCTTCTTCGATTTCTTCAGCCACGTCCCGGAAGCGACGCACATGCTCACCCAGCTCTACTCGGACCTGGGCGTACCGGCGAACTACCGCCAGATGGACGGCTTCGGTGTTCACGCCTTCAAGTTCGTGAACGCCCGAGGTGAGGTCCGCTACGTCAAGTTCAACTGGAAGAGCGAGCAGGGCATCGCGACCCTCGACGCCGAGGAAGCGGCGGAAGTCGCCAGCCGCGACCACCAGCACGCCACCGTCGATCTCTACGACGCGATCCGCGCGGAGAACTACCCGAGCTGGACCCTCGAGGCCCAGGTGATCGCCGCGGACGAACTGGATGGCTTCGCCTTCGATCCGCTCGACGCGACGAAGATCTGGCCCGAGAGCGAGGTGCCGAGCGTGGTGCTCGGGCGGTTCACCTTGAATCGTGTGCCCGAGAACTTCTTCCAGTTCTCCGAGCAGTCGGCCTTCTCTCCGGCGGTGCAGCCGCCGGGCGTGGAGCCGTCGGAAGATCGTCTCTTGCAGGGACGCCTCTTCTCCTACGCCGACACCCAGCGCTACCGGATCGGCGCGAACTACCTGGACCTGCCGGTCAATCGGCCCCAGGCCCAGGTGGCGTCGAACAACCAGGACGGCGCGCTCAACCACAGCGTGCGGTCGGGTTCGGTGAACTACGAGCCGAGCCTGAACAGTCCCCTCGCCGAGAACCCGCGGCACCGCTACGGGCAGACGCCGGTGCAGGGTCTGACCCAGCAGCAGCGCATCGCGAAGGAGCGGAACTACGCCCAGGCGGGCGTGCTCTACCGGTCGATGGATCGCGGCGCACGCAAGCGGCTGGTGGCCTCGATCGCCGGTGATCTCGGTCAGGTCGAGAACCGCCTGATCCGCGAGCGCATCGTCGGATACCTGCTGAAGGCCGACCGCGACTACGGCCGGGCCGTGGCAAAGCGCGTGGGTGTCGATCCCGATGCGGCGGAACTCGCCGCAACCGAGGTCGAGCGCGCCCGCGCCGACGCGGCTCGCCTGGCCCAGCACCGCTAG
- the ahpC gene encoding alkyl hydroperoxide reductase subunit C has translation MSLIGTEVQPFRVNAYQNDKFIEVSDGDLRGHWSVVFFYPADFTFVCPTELEDLADHYPAFQELGVEIYAVSTDTHFTHMAWHISSPSIGKIAFPMLGDPTGALTRQFGVMIEADGLAERGTFVIDPEGRIQVLEIHPGGVGRNAAELLRKVKAAQYVASNLGEVCPAKWQEGDATLEPSEQLVGKL, from the coding sequence ATGTCTCTCATCGGAACCGAAGTGCAGCCCTTCCGCGTGAACGCCTATCAGAACGACAAGTTCATCGAGGTCTCGGACGGCGACCTGCGCGGCCACTGGTCGGTCGTCTTCTTCTACCCCGCCGACTTCACCTTCGTTTGCCCGACGGAGCTCGAGGATCTCGCCGATCACTATCCCGCGTTCCAGGAACTCGGCGTCGAGATCTACGCCGTCTCGACGGACACCCACTTCACCCACATGGCCTGGCACATCTCGTCGCCGTCGATCGGGAAGATCGCCTTCCCGATGCTCGGCGATCCCACCGGTGCGTTGACCCGCCAGTTCGGCGTGATGATCGAAGCCGACGGCCTGGCCGAGCGCGGCACCTTCGTCATCGATCCCGAGGGACGCATCCAGGTCCTCGAGATCCATCCGGGCGGGGTCGGGCGCAACGCCGCCGAGCTGCTGCGCAAGGTGAAGGCCGCCCAGTACGTCGCCAGCAACCTGGGCGAGGTGTGTCCGGCGAAGTGGCAGGAGGGGGACGCGACCCTCGAACCCTCGGAACAGCTGGTGGGGAAGCTCTAG
- a CDS encoding type IV pili methyl-accepting chemotaxis transducer N-terminal domain-containing protein has protein sequence MRSRRRVSSVRSFTLVGVAVLTLGFPAVGPVIGYEISVAEIEAGRIRHLAQRLAKQNLLFQLHLGGVRKEDLVDTAGRIDRVIDALQHGSPGYAVPAPWSAPLREQVEKVGAAWRSMRSVAVASPYDYLRTARQFAGADKGLKDPLMLRYFDGLAADLVKETEVLMGLYDQECRASEASDELCDAATLSGHAAMLSEIAVRQAVYIVAGIDGAQNRKRLASTIEVYASTRADTNASQAITGAMGEDRGESGRLAAQLLAGLRGDWDEMRKEFQILDAGDAKNFDLERLLRLQDSMVGRIERFTAAVVRYANIAYGT, from the coding sequence ATGAGGTCGCGACGACGCGTCTCCTCCGTACGTTCGTTCACGCTGGTGGGAGTCGCCGTTCTCACCCTGGGGTTCCCCGCCGTGGGGCCCGTCATCGGCTACGAGATCTCGGTGGCGGAGATCGAGGCGGGTCGCATCCGCCACCTGGCCCAGCGGCTGGCGAAGCAGAACCTGCTCTTCCAGCTCCATCTGGGCGGTGTGCGGAAGGAAGACCTCGTCGACACGGCCGGCCGCATCGATCGCGTGATCGACGCGCTGCAGCACGGCAGCCCCGGCTACGCGGTGCCGGCGCCCTGGAGCGCCCCGCTTCGCGAGCAGGTGGAGAAGGTGGGCGCGGCCTGGCGCTCGATGCGCAGCGTCGCCGTCGCGAGCCCCTACGACTACCTGCGCACGGCCCGCCAGTTCGCCGGCGCCGACAAGGGACTCAAGGACCCCCTGATGCTCCGCTACTTCGACGGCCTCGCCGCCGACCTCGTGAAGGAAACCGAGGTGCTGATGGGTCTGTACGACCAGGAGTGCCGCGCGTCCGAAGCCAGTGACGAACTCTGCGACGCCGCGACGCTCTCGGGCCACGCGGCGATGCTGAGCGAGATCGCGGTGCGTCAGGCGGTCTACATCGTCGCCGGCATCGACGGAGCGCAGAACCGCAAACGCCTCGCGTCGACCATCGAGGTCTACGCAAGTACGCGCGCCGACACCAACGCCAGCCAGGCGATCACGGGTGCCATGGGCGAAGACCGCGGCGAGTCCGGGCGCTTGGCGGCACAGCTCCTCGCCGGCCTGCGCGGTGATTGGGACGAGATGCGCAAGGAGTTCCAGATTCTCGATGCGGGCGACGCGAAGAACTTCGACCTCGAGCGCCTGCTGCGCCTGCAGGACTCGATGGTCGGACGCATCGAGCGCTTCACGGCGGCCGTCGTGCGGTACGCCAACATCGCCTACGGCACCTGA